In Balaenoptera acutorostrata chromosome 3, mBalAcu1.1, whole genome shotgun sequence, the genomic stretch GTTTTATTTAAGCAGTTATGCtcgtttttatttttagtatgctttaaaaataatgtgtattttattcTTGATTACAGTACTAATTGTATAATATTAAAAGATTATAACCCTAgcttaatctctttaaatatcatcttcagATACTAACAATCTGCACACAACTTTTGCAGGCTTATATTAGACTCCCATACAGTTACTATCACAGTTCCTTCTAATAAACTTCATCAGCACTTAAGCTAGCCACCCTGAGCCGTGAGTCATAGGTGGTTTGTGTAGATTTGATTAGATAAAGATCCTTGTGAGGAGAACCTGTACTCATATCCATTAGTAATTGGCATTACTCATCAGGTGTTCAATAAGTGCTACTATTACAAAGAATAGGTGGATGATGGATGATGAAACTACAGTGGGTATGGGGAATGATAGTGCTTTCATTATTCTAGTCTTTGATTATTAAGAAAAGCAATGATTATTTTATTGCTGAGGTAATTTTTAATTGGACTGTTTGTTCATATTCTTTTAAGCAACATAGTCCTAAGTTTCAGCTTTCTTATGCTATGATATTTGAGCACAAGAAGTATTTTCTCTATCACTTAGCATTTCTTAGAACGTTTGATAACTTTCCGTACTCAAAAAATGTTCATCTCAGAATCAGCGTCTTTCATTCTGTCTTTTCTGCTagatgttgtttttatttcttgaggcagtttatttttactgtttataCCTAAAATATATGTAATGGAAATAGAGGAAGATAAACTTATGTTCAGAACATTAACACTTAATGGCACTAATTCTAGAGTTCTTAAATATCAGGGGGCTTTTCttaagtggaaaaatattttctgagttttaCAAACGAGTgttatcaaaacatttttttgtacATTATTCATAAATGGTATGCCAGATATTGGGGGGGGattaagtaatttaaaactttaagaTTGTGTGTTGCTTCATGCTATTATATGTaagctttttgtctttttgaaagTAAGTATAGATAATGGTTGGGCAACACTTGACTTACTGTGCGATCGGCAGTCGTGAATAAATAGGCAACCTTTTCTGAAAGCATCAAGCTTTCCTGTTCTCATGGCCCTCTTACCTCTTGATCCTGTTAAGTAGAGACCTAGAGAATCAGGTATTCAAACAAAGGTAGAGCCagaagcggggtgggggggggggcagaggaGCTTATCATAATGCAAAAGAAACAgcaatttccattaaaaaagtcAGACTTATGAACTGATGGTGTTAGACTCAGCTAAAATTGTACTAGACTTTTCCCTCCACTCAACTCCAAGAGTTTACCAGTAACTTAAAAGCTTATAGTCCAGTTAATTGATTAGTGGCATTTATAGAAGAATTTTTGAGGGAAGAGgcttattctttgtttctttaacaaCTTACTTAGCGTTTGCCATATAGTAGGCACCAAGTAAGAGTTGAGTGCATAAGATACACACTATTAATAATAAACAgtacacgggcttccctggtggcgcagtggttgagaatctgcctgccaatgcagggaacacgggttcgagccctggtctgggaggatcccacatgccgcggagcaactgggcccgtgagccacagttgctgagcctgcgcgtctggagcctgtgctccccagcgagagaggccgcgatcgtgagaggcccgcgcaccgcgatgaggagtggcccccacttgccgcaactagagaaagccctcccacagaaatgaagacccaacacagccaaaaataaataaatattaaaaagaaaaaaaaatcacaaccctAAGAggtacagaaaatttaaaaaaaaaaaaaaataataaacagcacACCTAGTTCTATGTGCATGTCATTTACTTTGCTAATATAGAACAAGTTATTAGATTGAAAAGGACAAACCTATACTACTAGAGCATTAGACattttctgggttttattttttttaacgcATAAAAACACATCTTGGCACTTTTTGTAAATTTGGTCTGTACTTTGCTAAGGTTTTGTTAATTTTGTGGACTGTCACAGACATTCAGTAAGATACAGATAGTGTATCTTATGTATATTAAAGTTCAAAGATGCACTTTTAGTTTGCTCAAATTAACTTTATTAACAGGTACAAATTTGCTGTTTACAATTATAGAATTCTGATTTTTTATGTCAGATGGATTTACTGCAGGAATTCTATGAAACAACACTGGAAGCTTTGAAAGATGCTAAGAATGACAGACTGTGGTTTAAGACAAATACAAAGGTAACaattataattacatttttttcttttgaagagtgGGCGGGTATCCTTGATAAACTCTATAGAGATGCACCTTCTGTTGaaaccttttaattttaataattttatttttttacagctgGGGAAATTATATTTAGAACGAGAGGAATATGGAAAGCTTCAAAAAATTTTACGCCAGTTACATCAGTCCTGCCAGGtagcattcttttattttttcttaatatttcttcaTAATAAAAAAGCATAAGAAAAAATTGAATTTGAAACATTGTTTAGGGATGTTTTTGTTCAAGCAtcattgcaaaaataaaatttggaaaataagttACCAGAAAGCTAATTTTTTCTGAGAATTACATTTCTTCCTCCTAGTCCTAATTTCAATCCTTATCTTTGTAGAATGAGGCATAGGTATCAATAAATGAACAGACCAGTCATTAATACTAAGAATAAGCCTTTCATATTTAATTATGTACCCTATGAAAATTGGAAAGGATATTATAGACATACatcataaagatattttatattctagttTTCATGTATGAATCCTCTGTAACACCACTGTCCCATAGAACTTCATGTGATGTTAGGAACATTCTGTATCTGCGCTCTCCAATATGGTTGCATCAGGTACATGTCATCAAGCACTTGAAACGTGACTAGTGAGATGAAGgtactgagtttttaatttaatttaaatttggaTAACCATGTGGTCTGGACAGTACACCTGTATAACTTTCTAAATGTGAGCTGtaattttgtatttccttttttgtcttgATCAATAAGTTACTTGATATTAGTTTAAATATTATGTAGaaatactgttttaaatatttttatgctcTTTCAATGCCATGTActcttattttaattatatattttatttctgtgaatgGGTAAAAAGTTAATCAGAAAAGTGTTCTAAATCATCTgcagatattttcatttaataattttacctttttttagtttttaagaacaggaaaatgttttatatttcataataGGTTTGGTTTATAAGGCAGATCAGTCATTTATGGATTGTTTCTTATCTATACATTCTTAAGGAAAGCTTAGTCTGATACATAACCAGCTGTGTGTTCACTTCCACATGAAATGAAAATGGTTGAGaaggcatttctaattttaaaaagtcttacaaTATATACGTAAGGAATATGAAAAAGCCCTCTGGGGAAGTTTTTGCTTGGTTTATTTCAGAACATAAGGAAAATGCCATCTGGATTGTAAATAACATTAAAGCATAGAGAGATGCATAATAATCTGAACGTACAGATTGTCTTACATATCGTATTTTTTAGTCTGGTTGTGACTCGTTAATGAATAACAAATAAAGGGAAGTTTTAAGTTGGAAGacccaataaataataaattttggcTTTGTGTATGTCAGTGCTTGATATTATGATTATCTGACTGTTGACCATATTCTGTTTTTCATGGCCTGTGTTTTGTGGGGTGTTGGTCATCTTTCAAAGTCGAACTCAAATCTCCCCACCTTTGTTATTCCTTTGACATCCCCCAAGAGAATTAGTCCTTTCTCTTCCATTCTTGGCACTTGGTTCATACTTAGAGTTATtatcatttatattataatttatctGTTGACAGATTGGTCTTCTAGGTTGTGAACTTTTTGAGATCAGGGACATTGGctcatttaaatttgtatttccccaAGGTAGACCCAGTACCTGGCACTAGGAAGGCACTTGGGAAGTGCTTTTGATTGAATCAGTGGATCTGAAGTAGTTGTGAAGATTTGGAGAAGACCATTCATAATCTCCTagataaaacaaaacattgcaaattttatacataaaaaaatacCTCTGGCCACTTTTTTCCTATTGAATGACTAGGAAATACAAAAATGACTAGAAAATGGGTTCCTTTTTGGCCATTGAAGGTCATGTTCTTAGTAATCTAGGTCCCAATTGAAATTTGTAATGCATTTTCCCACAGAATTAGTATTGTAAGTGTAAGGTTCTCAGGGTAACTCAAGTAAAAATCACTAGGTTGACTCTGAATTCTGTCTTGACTAAATGTTCATTATTTGCTTTCCTAGACTGATGATGGAGAAGATGACCTGAAAAAGGGCACACAGTTATTAGAAATATATGCTTTGGAAATTCAGATGTACACGgcacagaaaaataacaaaaaacttaAAGCACTCTATGAACAGTCACTTCACATCAAGTCTGCCATCCCTCATCCACTGATCATGGGAGTCATCAGAGGCAAGTTTGGTTTGGAAAGGGTGGGCAGTGTCATGGGAAGATATCAAGGTGTCCTTACATATGATTGAATGACACTGAAGGTTGTTTGTTTTagtgaaaataaaaggcaaagtaGTGAAGTCGAAGAAATGATCTAGTCTTAGAAGGGAATTAGGATGAATTTTTGTCTGTGTAAAATTTACATCAGTaaagatattattaaaaaaaattcaccatcAGAAGTTCTATTGTTGAATtgtaatgatatatatatataattactttcttttttaatgatttatttattttttattgaagtatagttgatttataatgtgttaatttctgctgtacagcaaaatgactcagttatacatatatatacattcttttttatattttccattacgatttatcacaggatattgaatatagtgtgctgtgctgtacaataggaccttgttatttatccattctatatgtaatagttttctATTGACCCCAAACTTCCAGTCCATTCCTCCTTCCccgctcccccttggcaaccacaagtatgttctctatgtctgtgagtctgtttctgttttgtagatatgttcatttgagGCTTTATTTTATATGAGTGATTTCATatgggatttgtctttctctttctgacttacttcacttagtatgataatctctagttgcatccatattgctgcaaatggcattatttcattcttttttatggccaggtagtattccattgtgtatatgtaccacatcttctttatctattcatctgtcgatgaacatttaagttgtttccatgtcttggctactgtgaactgctgtgaacatagggatacatgtatctttttgaattataagtttctctggatatatgcccaggagtgggattgctggatcatatatggtaattctatttttagttttctgaggaacctccatactattttccatagtgactgcaccaacttaacattcccaccaacagtgtaggagagttcttccctttcctccacaccctctccagaatttgctatttgtagactttttaatcatggccattctgattggtgtgaggtggtacctcattgtagttttgatagaATTACTTTCTACTTCAACTGAGAATAAAGATTTGCAAATGCTTGTTTGGCTGATGTTTAATGAAGAGCTTGCTTTTAAGAATTAAAGTATGTGCCCTTTACACACTTCAGGAGCTATTTCAAGATATAGAATTAAAAGACTGGAAGCACTGAAAtagttttcatttgatttttataaagtgTTCAATCTTGTTATTATAGAACTGAAAATGTCCTCTTTTCTCctgttttattctttacagaatgTGGTGGTAAAATGCACTTGAGAGAAGGTGAATTTGAAAAGGCACACACTGATTTTTTTGAAGCCTTCAAGAATTATGATGAATCGGGAAGTCCAAGACGAACCACTTGCTTAAAATATTTGGTCTTAGCAAATATGCTAATGAAATCGGGAATAAATCCATTTGACTCACAGGAGGTATGTTTGTGCTCTAATTCTTCATTTCTATCAGCTATCCCttgtgaaaataaatacattctttcTTTGTACATACatagttaattcttcttcttttttttttaactgtttaggCCAAACCTTACAAaaatgatccagaaattctaGCAATGACGAATTTAGTAAGGTAAGCTTTAGTATTTCAGTTAAGGTAAATTACCTTAAAGCAGTGAATAaataggagagaggagagaacttTTCAGAATTCAGTTAATACTCAGTGTTTGCTCTCTTGTATTTTGTCTTGAAGTATACCAAAGTTGATGACATTTTTGAAgtcatttattttactgtttctgTTAGTCACGAGATTTTATAAGTATTCATTATCTGTGTGAGTGTGTACACACACTGTTTTTCAGTAGAAAGCTGTAGAGGTTTTAAAACAATTTCACAGTGTTACAGTTTCTACCTGCCttaatccaaaatgaaattatGAATTGGTCTACATTAGTCAAGAATTTTCAGTAAGACAGTTTCTTTACTtgtatattttcttaattgacacgattaaaaatcactttaaataaaTTTGCCTCAGCTAAATTTCTGACGTAAGGAGCAGCAGAAGTGTCATACTGGTAAGAAATCTAAGGATTTATTGTTGCCTTTTGTGGAGAAAGATATGACTAATTATAGCTAATGACTGAAAAACCTGCCATAATCaattaatattaaacaaaattaaagaaaatgaaaccaagCAAAGAGCCTAGAAAAGACCTGTTTTGGTAAAAGAAATCAATGAGCAAGAAAAATTTTCCTCTGGGCCAGGAATAGATGTAGCCTAGGCTTTAATGGGCTTTCTTTATAGAAAACTGAGGAACTTACTAAGTTTCAAGTCCATTGTTTAGATTGTACGGCTGAGTACCAAGACAGGAAGAATGTAGTTAGGGACATGGGGcaaggttgggtttttttgtttgttttcaggtaCATGTAGGTAATTTAGATGACCAGACATTCTcttaatagtctttttttaatttaaaaaagtccTGTTAGGCTATAAATTATGAGTCAcctacatataaattttatatacctGGAGAGAATAGCTTATTTCATAATATTGTTTAAGCTTCTATGTAAAATGTCctcatttactttgtttttatttggctATGACTTTTACAAGTTcctgggctttttgtttgtttgaaaccTTAATTTTAGCGGTAAAAGataagaaagattttattttaagggGACTATGAATGGTTAGGGGGTAAAAAACCTAAACTGcaacattaaaaaatcagtttcttttttattgtttacttCTTTAGTTtatcttaatatatatttgttgaattaagttGATTTTAGTTATGAAAGGAGGCTTCTCCATCTTTATTTCAAATAGTGTATTCTACCTACATTTGGCCACATTAAGAGATTATTCGTTTAGAGGTTAGCTTCataatactttataaaaaaatgtttattaagttaAATTGCTAAGCAAcagtttaacttttaaaactctTAAAGAAATATTGAGGGAAAATTTTGCCCTAGACATTAATATTTTGTTCAAATTAAATTGGTTAAATGCATTAAATAGATTAAAGTACTGATTTATCAGACCTTTAAAAAGTAATGgctatatttgtatatttattacgTCTTACAATTTACTCTAGTGAAGCGTCTGTATTGGAACGCTAAAACTTATTTTAAGgataaattttgaaagaagtgGCCTGTGGTGTCCCACATTttgtgtaagatttttttttttaagccacttaaATAGTGGAAGAATGTCTTTTggttaaaatatatgtgtgtgcaagTGTTTTCACTATTTGAATACATCCTCCTATagtattatatattacaataataTATTTGGGGTAGGTAAGAAAAGTAATGCTTCCTAATTTTATCTTCCTAGTCAGTTGCCAGCAGAATAGAGGAAAATAATTCCTGTTGAAGCACTTGAACCACCTGTCCCTAACATGAAGTTACATTGCGACCCAACAGATGGAAGCACAGCAGAGGGCGTGCAGAATGGCTGATGATATGTCTTACATATAAAGCAGACAGTGGTGCCATGTCCAGAAGGTCGGCTTCTTCCTTCTCAGCACCTTTAGCAATCCCCATAGTGCCCCCGAGGGTAGATAGTAGACACCTCAGAGAATCGTGAAAGTAAATCAGCCTCTGGCCTTCTGCAGCAGTGTCCGTCACtctctactgtgtgtgtgtgtcccattCGGCACTAATTATCTGCCACCAATCTTTCTGCTGTATAGCTCAGTGGAATTTTAAGGCTAGAGAGAATTGAGAATCACATGTTCCCTTTAAGAAGTTTTGGCAGTTGCTGGTACCTTTCTAGAAGATAAAAATTAGGAAGCTGCATTTCTGAATAACCTTCAGAGAGGATGTTCTGTCTTATATCCAAACTCCTCCATACAGTAGTATGCATGAAACCTGGTTTCTTAGGGATTAAACGCACAATTTAACCTAAAAGCAGCAAGCATTAAACAGTTATTAAACTGTTGTCAATTCTTAGCAATACCAAGATTTAGAGAAGATTTTAATTAgctatgtataaatataatattataaccCCAGAAGATATAATTTATCTTTCCTTTATAAAACCAAAagcattaaaaaggaaattcattttattttcaggagGATACGTGTGTGTTTAATTCCAATTTCCATGACAGAAACTATAATATAATTTAGATTTTTGCatataaaaattgagaaatagGCTCTTTGGATTATCTGATTTAATATATGGCTTCTTCATGTTTGACAAaatttatgcttttctttttctgttagtgCCTATCAGAATAATGACATCACTGAATTTGAAAAGATTCTGAAAACAAATCACAGCAACATCATGGATGATCCTTTCATAAGGGAACACATTGAAGGTATATTCTTTCTGCTGAAATTGTTACTTTCTTTGTTGCTGTCAAACAGTACTTCTTAATGGAGCTACATGGAATTAAgctgtttttcttctgtttattgcAAAATATAGAAATGTTTCTAAATGCTGTCATGGAATGGAATATTCCTTAAAattataaagctgttttaaagaaatcactagccaatttcatttattaatgtaATCAAGTTCTTATATGATGTCCATTTCATTTAAGGTGACTGTCCCTTTTACCTTCCTATTCTAATTTAGATACTGTTGCGTGTTTATTACTGATGTTGAAGTTCAAAGTTAatttttaggatttatttttgACAACAAAAGCTTTGAAAACAGCCTGTTACTGGTAATGCTGAGATGCTCTTACTTTGAAAACGTAGGCTAACACTGTACCAACAAACGTATGAGATTTTTAATAAGTTCTGATTAACAAAGATAAAAGTCGTCTCTTTGTTCTGGAACCACTTATACCTCCAGTGTTCCTACCTGTTATGGAGCTATTTGAGGGTTTTTAATAACCATTTGGAACAACTTATTCAAATTCTTAAATTCCAGATGCATTAAGAAAATCCAAAGATTAGAAGTAATGTTCTTTTGTTCCtcaccttcctttctctttcattcaacagacatttttaaagttcttatttGGACTTAGAATGATACTATATTTTGTGGGCATAGAAAATGTAGGAGTCTTGTGCATGAACtcctatctattttttttaaaggacacttACATGAAGAATTAGGGAAAATTGTAAAATCATTGTATAAAATGTAGTGCTCTAGGTTTTGAGAGAGCATAAAATAAGGAAGCTTGGCGGGTATAAATTAGAGCTTCTTGAAAGAGGAAACTGGAGAGGAAATGATGAGCAGTAAAGTATTACTGAGAAGGCAAGAGGATATTTTAAGTAGTATCACAACATGAGCAAAATCAGGGAGGTGGGAACAAGAAAAAATTATGTGAAAGGCAGCCTTTAATCGTACTGTGCATCTGTTGAACCCAGATGTTTTTAGACACAAATACCTTATGTTCTTGCTAGAAAGAAAGATgtattttgagaagataaatgatATAGTTAATTAATATAACTTCGAAGTACATAGTGATTCATAAAGATATACAAACTAGTAAAtacaaatgtgttattttaacttttttctttcagagCTTTTGCGAAACATCAGAACACAAGtgcttataaaattaattaagcCTTACACAAGAAtacatattccttttatttctaaggtacttttattcattgattttaatatttataatttgtagTTATAAATGCAGTATACCTATCTTCTATTTAAAAGAGTAATTCTTGTTAACATTTTGTAATACTACGTTTTAAAATACAGCATAACTTAaggtttttccttttagtttgaatttttctgttttcctggcaTAAATTgagttaaaagaaaagagaaataaggaatCATTAAGTTTCATTTTAAAGATTCCTCCAGCCTCAGAGAAAATTGTAGGAGAGAAAGTGGTTAAAATATATAATGGATGTATGGCTAACCCCAACCACAATAAAATTATAGCAGGGGTATACTTTTAAAGTTAACAAGTTGGATTTTATCAGACCTGTGTTCTCAGAAGTGTTTTGAACAGATaatgaaatttgttttaaattttcttttttaagtggtagaaatgaatttaaaatcagaataattatataaaatcataaaGTCTTTCAAAAAGTTAATTAGTAGAATTATAATGAGTCTCTTGTCTTAGGAGTTAAACATAGATGTAGCTGATGTGGAGAGCTTGCTGGTGCAGTGCATATTGGATAAGTAAGTACTTGACTGTTTTGTACCACAAAATGTTTAGGACATAAAGTTTGAATAATGATGGCAAAGGTAACAGTTGAATTCTTGATTTTCCATAAAACTCTCTGGCTATGGTTTTCTATTAAAAgagatatatgtgtgtgatgtctttttataaatgaatgaTCATATTAAGCACATGATCTTTGAAAAAGTTCTAAAAGACTTTTCAAAAGGTTTCTCATTCAGTATATGGCCCATATACAGCTAGAGAATTATTTAATGGatagtattattttgtttttaaagtttaaggTGTGATATATAATAGTTTGGAAATTGTATCTTTCTTAAAGGCAGTATGTTATTTAAAGCTTCACAAATTACATTTGCTCTTGATTAATTGGGTAAGTATATGCCTGTTGGTTCTTTCAATGAAATTGATGAAAGGTAGCTGAAATCTGGTTTCTGTCTAAAGTTTGAATAAGGTAGTGAATGTTAAATTAATGCTGAACTCAACCATTCAGTGTAGGCAgcagcttttttcttttgcatttattgaTACTGTGACTATTTTGTGAAGTCCAGAAGATATGTTTAGTGAAAATGGTTTGTAGAcatatcttcttttatttatttatttccagcaCTATTCATGGCCGAATTGATCAAGTCAACCAACTCCTTGAATTGGATCATCAGAAGAGGGGTGGTGCCCGATATACTGCACTAGATAAATGGACCAACCAACTAAATTCTCTCAACCAGGCTGTAGTCAGTAAACTGGCTTAACAGAGAACAAGCTTTTACAGACATACTTAAGGCAACAGTGCAGAGATGTAACCCTTAAAAAAACTGGGAATGGCAAAACTACTGTCGGTTGATGTGTCCCGAAAATTATTGGAGTTATGGCAGAAGTGCTTTTTTTGATCAACTGGTTTGTGTTTTGCTGCTGCATTTATCCCAAGAAAAACAGCTTTAATCTCCAGAAGAAAACCAAAATGCCGTGGGATTTATGCTGTATTGACATCTTGCCCTAAAACATACAACATCATAGTAATTTGTCATGGGCAACATGACCAGAGAGAAGATTTTTGTCATGATTTTAAATACACTGACACGCTACTGTTGGTTAAATTTAAACATGTTTTACCTGCAGAAATTCTCTCACAAATAACCTGCAATAACTTGAAATGCATACCCTTTTGAACACTTCCTTTTCTCatgtataaattaaaatgtttgctgCATTTTGCAAAATGTCAGTTCTCCAAAAATGTGTCCGTATATTTCTGTACCTGCAGTGTAGTAAAGGTTTAGATGAAACCCCATAATTATAGTGGCATACTGTCACTTAGGTTTCAAGCAGCAAAATAAACAGTGCAGCTCAGAAATTGTAGTTTGGTTCTTGATGCGTTTTTATTAcatgtggggtttttgttttgttttttagtaccttagaaatgtcaaattatttttcttcagttaatGATAAAAAGCCTGGGAGCA encodes the following:
- the COPS2 gene encoding COP9 signalosome complex subunit 2 isoform X1; the encoded protein is MSDMEDDFMCDDEEDYDLEYSEDSNSEPNVDLENQYYNSKALKEDDPKAALSSFQKVLELEGEKGEWGFKALKQMIKINFKLTNFPEMMNRYKQLLTYIRSAVTRNYSEKSINSILDYISTSKQNSDFLCQMDLLQEFYETTLEALKDAKNDRLWFKTNTKLGKLYLEREEYGKLQKILRQLHQSCQTDDGEDDLKKGTQLLEIYALEIQMYTAQKNNKKLKALYEQSLHIKSAIPHPLIMGVIRECGGKMHLREGEFEKAHTDFFEAFKNYDESGSPRRTTCLKYLVLANMLMKSGINPFDSQEAKPYKNDPEILAMTNLVSAYQNNDITEFEKILKTNHSNIMDDPFIREHIEELLRNIRTQVLIKLIKPYTRIHIPFISKELNIDVADVESLLVQCILDNTIHGRIDQVNQLLELDHQKRGGARYTALDKWTNQLNSLNQAVVSKLA
- the COPS2 gene encoding COP9 signalosome complex subunit 2 isoform X3; protein product: MVKPWEALLMEYSEDSNSEPNVDLENQYYNSKALKEDDPKAALSSFQKVLELEGEKGEWGFKALKQMIKINFKLTNFPEMMNRYKQLLTYIRSAVTRNYSEKSINSILDYISTSKQNSDFLCQMDLLQEFYETTLEALKDAKNDRLWFKTNTKLGKLYLEREEYGKLQKILRQLHQSCQTDDGEDDLKKGTQLLEIYALEIQMYTAQKNNKKLKALYEQSLHIKSAIPHPLIMGVIRECGGKMHLREGEFEKAHTDFFEAFKNYDESGSPRRTTCLKYLVLANMLMKSGINPFDSQEAKPYKNDPEILAMTNLVSAYQNNDITEFEKILKTNHSNIMDDPFIREHIEELLRNIRTQVLIKLIKPYTRIHIPFISKELNIDVADVESLLVQCILDNTIHGRIDQVNQLLELDHQKRGGARYTALDKWTNQLNSLNQAVVSKLA
- the COPS2 gene encoding COP9 signalosome complex subunit 2 isoform X2 encodes the protein MSDMEDDFMCDDEEDYDLEYSEDSNSEPNVDLENQYYNSKALKEDDPKAALSSFQKVLELEGEKGEWGFKALKQMIKINFKLTNFPEMMNRYKQLLTYIRSAVTRNYSEKSINSILDYISTSKQMDLLQEFYETTLEALKDAKNDRLWFKTNTKLGKLYLEREEYGKLQKILRQLHQSCQTDDGEDDLKKGTQLLEIYALEIQMYTAQKNNKKLKALYEQSLHIKSAIPHPLIMGVIRECGGKMHLREGEFEKAHTDFFEAFKNYDESGSPRRTTCLKYLVLANMLMKSGINPFDSQEAKPYKNDPEILAMTNLVSAYQNNDITEFEKILKTNHSNIMDDPFIREHIEELLRNIRTQVLIKLIKPYTRIHIPFISKELNIDVADVESLLVQCILDNTIHGRIDQVNQLLELDHQKRGGARYTALDKWTNQLNSLNQAVVSKLA